The following is a genomic window from Methanomassiliicoccus luminyensis B10.
TCCTCCGCAGCGCGGTGGCGCTGTCCGCGCTGACGGGCCAGGAGCTGAGGATATCCAATATAAGGGCCAAGCGCGACAGGCCGGGCCTGGCGGCGCAGCATCTTGCCGCGGTGCGCGGTGTCGCTTCTCTTTGCGACGCCGAGCTCTCCCGCGCCGAGGTCGGTTCTACAGAGATCACGTTCAGCCCCGGAAAGGTGAAAGGGGGCGAGCACCGCATCGACGTCGGCACGGCCGGCAGCGTGACATTAGTGCTGCAGGCCTGCCTGCTGGCCTCCGTGAACGCGGAGAAGGCCACCGAGCTCGAGGTGATCGGCGGCACCAATGTGAGGATGTCCCCGCCGGCGGACTATTACTCCAATGTACTGCTGCCGCTGCTGTCCAGGATGGGGATGGACATCAAGCTCGAGATCGTGCAGAGAGGATTCTACCCCCGCGGCGGGGGCAGGGTGAGAGCGGCGATGGCGCCGTCGGCGCCGGGGCCGCTGGTCCTGGAGGAGCGCGGCGATCTCGTGGAGATGGGCGGGACCAGCTTCACCCAGGACCTCCCCGACCATGTGGCGGAACGGATGTCCCACGCCGTCCGCAAGAGGCTCCTGGGAGAAGAGCTGAGGATCCGCACCGAGCGCGCCTCCGGCGCCTCTCCCGGCGCCGGGATCGCGCTGTACGCAAAGTTCCGGAACACCGTGCTGGGCGCTGATGCCCTGGGGGAGAGGGGCGTGCCGTCGGAGAAGGTGGGAGAGAGCGCGGCCCGGCGCCTCTGGGAGGAGCTGGACGGCCCCGGCACCCTGGACGTCCACGCCGCCGACCAGCTGGTGGCGTACATGGCCCTGGCCGGCGGCCCCTCCTCGTTCGTGGTCCGCGAGGTCACCGAGCACCTGCGCACCCAGATGTGGTTGGTGCAGCAGTTCCTGGATGTAAAGTTCGAGGTAAGTAAGGCCGGCCGAGGGCACCGGGTGGAGGTCGTGCCTACCCGTACATCCCCGGGACGGTGACCTTCCTCAGCTCGTCCTGCTTCCCGGCCTTGTCGTACATCTCCTTGAGGCCCTTCTCGATCAGCTCGGCCTCCTGCAGCAGGGGCTTGATGTCCAGGCTGCCGTCCAAAATGAGCTTGTTGATCGCGGCGGTGACCGCCGCGGCGGCCCGGGCGTCAGGGAAGTCCGGACTGGCCTCCGAAAGCAAGGTGATGACGTCGAAGTGGCGGTTGACCCCTTCGTTGAGCAGTATCCCCGACAGGCCGACGATGACGCCGCCCTCGAAGATGGCGATGTCGTTCTTCTTCAGCATCTCCCGCGCTTCAGGGGTCGACGCCACCCCCAGCACGCTGTTGGACGCCGCCTCCTTCTCTTCCTCCCTTTCCTCCGGCTCGGCCTCCGGGACATCCGGAGAAGGCCCGGCCTGCTTGGTGCCGATGCCCTCGGGAGATATGAGCAGGCGACAGCGGTGGTCCTCCACCCAGTTCATTACGGTGACGCCCAGCTCCTTGAGTATGTGCGGAGGGGGCTGGAACTCCGACACGAACACCACCATCCTGTCCCCTTCCTGATTGACCTCCCCGGCGTGGATGCGGACGGGGCTGCTGGGGATGCCGTTCTTGATCATGGACACGGTGGGGAAGTGCACGGAGTCCACCACCGCGATCTGCCGGAGGTTCAGCGCGGTGACGAGGTAATTGGCGACGATGGAGCCGACCAGGCCGATAGAGGGAAAGCCGTCGATGACGTACGCGCCCCGCAAGTTCATCTCCTCGATCTCCACGACCCTGATGCTGTTCATCGACGTTCCATTCCCATCCGTGACTATTAGAACGTTTCCGGTAGCAAATATTATGCATGGTGCCAGAGATGTTGGGGCATGCGGCCGCATGTCACCGTGAACTGCGCCATGACCGCGGACGGGAAGATCGCTTCGAAGGCGAGGAAGCAGCTCCGCATCTCCTCCCCCGAGGACCTCGAGAGGGTCAAGGCCATGAGGGCGTCCTCCGACGCCATCCTGGTCGGCGTCGGCACTGTCCTGGCGGACGATCCGCACCTCACAGTGAAGGGGCTGCCCCCGGAGAAGAACCCCCTGAGGGTGGTCCTGGACTCGAACGGGCGCACACCGCAGGGCGCGAGGGTGCTGGATGCCAGGGCGAGGACGGTCATCGCCACCTCTGAGGAGTGCCCCGCGACGTGGCCGGGGGCCGAGGTGATCAGGGTCGGCAAGGGGAAAGTGGACCTCGCGGCCCTGCTGGACCGCCTCTACGCCATGGGCGTCCGCACCCTGATGGTGGAGGGGGGAGGGGAGACCATCTTCTCCTTCTTCGAGCGGGGCCTGGTGGACCGCTACAGCGTGTTCGTCGGCCCGCTGGTGGTGGGCGGACGGGGCTCCCCCACCCCCGCGGACGGGGAGGGGTTCGCCGAGGACCGCATCAGGCGGCTCCGCCTGGTGGACCACGCCGTTCTGGGCGGGGGGGTCCTGCTGACCTACGAGGTCATCGATGGCTGAGCGCCCCCGCTTCCTGGCGGACGAGATGCTCGGCTCGCTGGCGCGGTGGCTGCGCATCATGGGCTATGACACCGGGTACGCCAAGGGCCGCGACGATACCGCAATACTGAGGGAGGCGAGGGCGGAGCGTCGGGTGCTATTGACCAGGGACCGCCAGCTGGCCGAGAGGGCCGGGGACGGCGGCCTGCTGATCGAGAGCGACGAGCTGGAGGAGCAGCTGGCCCAGGTGACCGGACGCTACGGGCTGAAGTTCGACGAGCCCATGACCAGGTGCGCGCTGTGCAACGGCGAGCTTGTTCTTGTCCCGCGATCGGAGGTCGCGGGTAAGGTCCCGCCCCGGGTGCTGGAGGCTAACGAGGAGTTCTTGGTGTGCCGGAGCTGCGGCCAGGTGTACTGGAAAGGGAGCCACTGGGACCGCATCGTGAAGCAGCTGGACCGAGCGCTCAGAGGCGGCAGCGGTCCTCGGTGACGATCTCGCCGGTGCCGGCGTTGATGATCATGATGCCGTGGGCCCCCTCCACGCACCAGATCGGTATGTAGTAGGTGCCGCGGTCCTCCAGCGCGATCTCCTTCTCCCGCGGCGACACCGTGGTCCTCTCGGTTATGGTGATGCTTTCGTCCTCGTGCACGCGCTCCCTCTGGAACGAGTGCACCCGGACCAGCTCCTTCTTGGCCAGGTCCTCGGCCTCCTGTGCCAGAATGGACGGCTCCAGCCTCCTGTGGACGTCCTCCAGCGCGTACACCACGTCGGTCCGCTCGTTCCACTTCTCCACCCTCCCGGTGAGGCCGTTCACCGAGAGCGTGCCCCTCTCCACGCTCACCTTCCTTCCTCCTGAGTACAGGGGGCAGACGTAGGAGTACACGAAGTGCGGGACCAGCTCCAGGCGGTAGTTGAATGCCTCCACCGCCCGCTCGGAGATCTCCCTGACGTCCTCCACCCCGAGCACCGGGCGAACGATGCGCTCGCCCACCGCGGCCTCGCCGACGCTGTCGAGCGCCTCCGGCGACGCCATCCGGGGGAAGTCGTCGGCCACCAGCTCGTCCACCATGCCGTGGTCCTTGTCCCCTACCACCTTCTCGATCCTGGTCCTCCCGATCTCATGCTCCAGCACCTCGCGGTCCCACACCACCACGGAGCGGTCCATGGCCTCGAGCATAGAGGACGGGACCGGCTCCAGCACGGCGAGCACCCTCTTCCCGGGATGGTCCCGGTACCTGGTCATGAAATCCTCGACCGCTTCATCGTCCAGGGATTCCAGCACGCAGAACACCACCTCGCTGTTCCCCTTGCTGGCGTGAAGGTAGCCGTCTTTCTCTGACACCCTGAAATCTCTTGATTGAAGTATCTCGCAGACCACTGTGGACAAGGAGGACAAAGCGAACCCATGGCCTCATCAGGATTGGGTGATAAAAATATTTGGAGATGGGGATTGAAGGAGCACTTGCTCATCCCCAGGCATATCGGACCACGCGCCCCAGTTATGTAGTACCGATCATGAAGCCCTGTCGAGGCTTCGGCTCGGGTTCGAATCCCGACCAGCCACGCCACTTAGCTATTCTTACCGCATCGGCGTGAGCGCTGGGCTCTGCTGTACAGCACTACATCCCCTGTCGGGATATCGATCGCTTTCCAGCCAGGCATCTCATGGAAAAGGCTAATTGACATAGCCGCCGTTAACGGTGGAGGAAGTGAGCGGCATGACAGCGGGGTGTACCGTATGCGCGCCTTGACCGGGGCGGGACTGGCCATGATAGCCCTGGGCGTCGCGGCCATAGTGGTCGGGGTCATCCAGGGAGAAGTGAGCTTCGCCCTGCTGGTCATAATTCCGGTGATCTACGGCTCCGGCCTGTGGGCGCTGGCGGGCGGCGTCCTGATCTTCCTCGGCTTCGCCGTCACGTTCTTCTCCATGATGGGGACCCCGGTGTGGCGGCACTACGGGGATGACTTCTCCAGGGAGAGCTACCCGGGGCAGGACGACTATTCGAGGTACCCGGGCGAGCCGTGGCAGCGGACCGGGACCGAGGGCACCGGGGATCAGCGCAGGAAGAGCGAGTTCGGCGGAGTGATCTTTCTCGGCCCCATACCCATACTGTTCGGTTCGGGAAGATCGCTCAGGGGCTCCAAGCTCCTGACGGCGATGATGATCATCTCCGCCATCCTGGCGGTCCTGTTCATCCTCGGTCTTCTTTTGCGATGAGGCGGGCGGCGTCCTCCAGTGAGGTCTTGTCCTTGCGGGCCCGCTCCCTGATCTCGCTCATGATGCCAACATACCGGTCGAAGTCCAGGCCCCGGCGCCTCAGTATGCGGCCGAGCGCCTTCTCGAACGGCTCCTTGCGGAGCTGGGCGTCGAGGGCCTCGACCACCGCCGCGCGCTCTTCCGGGCTCAGTGGCGCCACTCTTCGACCACCTTGAGGAAGTTGCGGAAGATGTCGTAGCCGTGCTCGGTGTTCTCCACCTCAGGGTGGAACTGCACGCCATAGAGAGGACGGTCTGCCTTTCTCACCGCTTCCACCGGGCAGTTCTCCGAGTGCGCCAGGACCTTGAAGCCCTCCGGGACCGCGGTGACCTCGTCGTTGTGGCTCTCCCACACCACGAACTCTTTCGGAAGCCCCCTGAAGAGGTCGTCCTCGTCGTCCACCACCAGGGTGGCCTTGCCGAACTCGGGCCTCTGGGCCGGGGTGATGGCGCCGCCGAAGT
Proteins encoded in this region:
- the rtcA gene encoding RNA 3'-terminal phosphate cyclase, giving the protein MLEIDGSYGEGGGQILRSAVALSALTGQELRISNIRAKRDRPGLAAQHLAAVRGVASLCDAELSRAEVGSTEITFSPGKVKGGEHRIDVGTAGSVTLVLQACLLASVNAEKATELEVIGGTNVRMSPPADYYSNVLLPLLSRMGMDIKLEIVQRGFYPRGGGRVRAAMAPSAPGPLVLEERGDLVEMGGTSFTQDLPDHVAERMSHAVRKRLLGEELRIRTERASGASPGAGIALYAKFRNTVLGADALGERGVPSEKVGESAARRLWEELDGPGTLDVHAADQLVAYMALAGGPSSFVVREVTEHLRTQMWLVQQFLDVKFEVSKAGRGHRVEVVPTRTSPGR
- a CDS encoding proteasome assembly chaperone family protein encodes the protein MNSIRVVEIEEMNLRGAYVIDGFPSIGLVGSIVANYLVTALNLRQIAVVDSVHFPTVSMIKNGIPSSPVRIHAGEVNQEGDRMVVFVSEFQPPPHILKELGVTVMNWVEDHRCRLLISPEGIGTKQAGPSPDVPEAEPEEREEEKEAASNSVLGVASTPEAREMLKKNDIAIFEGGVIVGLSGILLNEGVNRHFDVITLLSEASPDFPDARAAAAVTAAINKLILDGSLDIKPLLQEAELIEKGLKEMYDKAGKQDELRKVTVPGMYG
- a CDS encoding 2,5-diamino-6-(ribosylamino)-4(3H)-pyrimidinone 5'-phosphate reductase; this translates as MRPHVTVNCAMTADGKIASKARKQLRISSPEDLERVKAMRASSDAILVGVGTVLADDPHLTVKGLPPEKNPLRVVLDSNGRTPQGARVLDARARTVIATSEECPATWPGAEVIRVGKGKVDLAALLDRLYAMGVRTLMVEGGGETIFSFFERGLVDRYSVFVGPLVVGGRGSPTPADGEGFAEDRIRRLRLVDHAVLGGGVLLTYEVIDG
- a CDS encoding Mut7-C RNAse domain-containing protein — its product is MAERPRFLADEMLGSLARWLRIMGYDTGYAKGRDDTAILREARAERRVLLTRDRQLAERAGDGGLLIESDELEEQLAQVTGRYGLKFDEPMTRCALCNGELVLVPRSEVAGKVPPRVLEANEEFLVCRSCGQVYWKGSHWDRIVKQLDRALRGGSGPR
- a CDS encoding TIGR00304 family membrane protein, which codes for MRALTGAGLAMIALGVAAIVVGVIQGEVSFALLVIIPVIYGSGLWALAGGVLIFLGFAVTFFSMMGTPVWRHYGDDFSRESYPGQDDYSRYPGEPWQRTGTEGTGDQRRKSEFGGVIFLGPIPILFGSGRSLRGSKLLTAMMIISAILAVLFILGLLLR
- a CDS encoding GMP synthase subunit A; this translates as MRVYVVDNGGQWTHREWRVLKYLDVETKIIPNTTPLETLEVDALVLSGGSPHVAVEGSRMGENGTYLDKAEFPILGICAGFQFMCAHFGGAITPAQRPEFGKATLVVDDEDDLFRGLPKEFVVWESHNDEVTAVPEGFKVLAHSENCPVEAVRKADRPLYGVQFHPEVENTEHGYDIFRNFLKVVEEWRH